The Arcobacter roscoffensis genome segment CACTATTAATTAAAGTAATACTTGGAGGTGAAAATGAAGCATATGAATTCATCTCTTTTATAAGAGAACTAATAGTTGTAGAAGATAGAATATTTGTAATTTCTAAGATAATATCACATATTTCTTCATCACTAAGGTTTTCATCATTTATTAAATCAAACTCTTCTGAAAGATTAAGTGCGGAGGGTCTATCAATAATAAAAAGGTTTTCACCTTGAAAATCGCCATTTATTAGTTGTGATGATACAAAATGTTCTTGATTTTTTAGTTGTTTATCCAAGTAAGGTTTTAATTCACTTACATTTATAATATTAATATTTGGAATTGCTAAAGTTGCAAATGCATCAATAATATCAGCAATAGCACTACTAGCAGAACCATAAGCAATATTCATTAACTCTTGTAAACAATCTTTTTCATCTTCATTTAAACTTATGCTATTCATCTTATTTTCTTCTTATTTTATTATAATTTACTTATTATTATCTATTTGTTGGCTTATTTTAAAGCTTTTATAAAACTTTTTCTACATAACAATAATTTATTTTTTATCTTCATAATTCTATTATACAAAAAAATTATGAAAAATAGTAGCAAATTAAAAAAAGCCAATTTTAATTGTATCATTTTTAGATTAAAGTATATTATTGAAACTTAATGAAGATTAGATAGAATAAAAAAAATAAAAAAAGAGTAATAATGATAAATAAAATAGTAGAAATAGTAAAAGAAGCATCTTTGATTTTAAAAGAGGGTTATTATAAAAATAAAGATGTAAACTTTAAAGGTAAAAAAGATTTAGTTACAAAGTATGATGTTGCAGTTGAAAATTTTTTAAAAGAAAGACTTTCACAAGAGTTTAAAGAGTTTAATATTATTGCAGAAGAATCAGACAATAGTAATATTGAATTTAATGACTCAATTATAATTGATCCTATTGATGGAACAACAAATTTTGTAAATCAAGTACCTCATACTTGTATCTCGTTAGGTGTTTATAAAAATAAAAAACCTTTTATTGGTGTTGTATATAATCCAATTTTAGATGAACTGTATACAGCACAAGTTGGACAAGGAGCGTATTTAAATGGTGAAAAATTAGAAGTTTCAAAAGAAAATGACTTCCAAAAAGCTCTTTTATCTACAGGTTTCCCATATACAAGTGGTACTTGTGAAGATGATTTAAATGATGTTATTAAAAAAATAAAAGATATATTACCGAAGTGTCAAGATATAAGAAGACTAGGTTCTGCTGCTATTGATTTATGTTATGTAGCAAAGGGAACTTATGAAGGATATTATGAAATGAATTTAAAGGCTTGGGATGTAAGTGCAGGGCTTATTATTTTACAAGAAGCAGGTGGAAAAGTAAGTAATATAGATGGAAATGAATATACGCTATTTGAAGATAAATATATCGTAGCTTCAAATAATCATATACATGAAGATTTGATTAAAAATCTAAATCTTTAAAATAAGGCTTTTCAAGATGTATCAAAGATTCTTGATGCATCTTCATATATTTATTAGTACTTTCTTTATTATATTTATAAAATAGAATTCCTTTTATTGTAATACAGTGTTCTAAATCCTCTTTTTTATTAAACTTATCAAACTCATGGAAAGTATCTATATATTTGTCTTGATAATTATCTAAAATAGGAACAAAAAAATCTTTATTAACATTTGAATTCTCTACTATTAAAGAGTCCTTGTTATTTTTATTAACAGCAGGACAAAGAGAATCTATATAAATCTTATTATCAATGTTTGCACTTAAAGGGTATGTTCTACATATTGAAGACCTTTTTTCATAAATGCCACACCTAAAGTCTTTTAAATGTGGACAAAAGTCTTTGCCATTTGTAAGAATAATTACAGGTTTTAGATAACCTAATTCACCAAAAATAAAAAGAATAGGATAGTTCTCATATATTTCTTCAAAATCAGATAATATAATTTGAGAAAATACAGTTCCTTTCCTTCCATCACAACAGTTTGCTTCACAAGTTTCACATGAAGAGAAAGTAAAATAGTCATTGCTTGTATCTATAAATTGTTTCATAATCAGATTGTAGCAAAAAAAAATTACGAAATTCTAAATGATATAATAAGTTATGCAGTTATCAAAGCATTTTTTTAGTTAGACTTAAATATAATAACACGATATATTTTCACTTAAAAAGGTATTACATGTGCGGAATTGTTGGTTATATTGGTAAACAAAATACAAAAGAGATTTTACTTGATGGTTTAAAAGAATTAGAGTATAGAGGTTATGATTCAGCTGGAATTGCTCTATTAAATCAAGAAAAAATTGATGTTTATAAAGCTTTAGGAAAATTGAATAACTTAAGAGAAAAAGTGGATTCAAATACTAATGCTTATGAAATTGGAATAGGTCATACGAGATGGGCAACGCATGGTAAGCCAACAGAATTAAACGCACACCCACATTTAGGTGAATACTCTTATGTAGTTCATAATGGAATTATTGAAAACTACAAAGAATTAAAAGAAGAACTAATTGCAAAAGGACATAAGTTTGTATCTCAAACAGATACAGAAGTTATTGTACACCTTTTTGAAAACTATCAAAACGAATTAAATGACACAACAAAAGCCTTTCATAATACTATTGAAAGATTAGAAGGTGCTTTTTCAATTCTTTTAATCTCAAAGGCAGCACCAAAAAAAGTATACTTCTTTAAACATGGAAGCCCTTTAATAGTAGCAAAAGGAAATGAGGAAAACGAAGTTTTATTTGCTTCTTCTGATGCACCTTTAATTGGTTTAGCAAATGATGTAGTATATTTAGAAGATGGAATAGGTGGGGTTGCAAGTGCTGAAAATGGAATAGAATTCTTTTGTGATGATTACTCTTGGTCTACTTTACCTTCTTCTAAACAATATGCTCAAAAAGATGGTTTTAGATTCTTTATGGAAAAAGAGATTTACGAGCAAAGTGATGTAGTAAGTGATTGTATGCTAGGTCGTATAAAAGATAATGAAACTTTCTTTGATGAGATAGATGCTTCAATAATTGAAGGAATTAAAGAGATTAAAATTTGTGCTTGTGGTACATCATATCATGCAGGACTTACAGCGGCATATCTATTTGAAAGACTTTCAAAAGTTAAATGTAATGTAGAAATTGCAAGTGAGTTTAGATATAAAGAACCTTTATTAACAGATGATACTTTATTTATAGTAATTTCACAAAGTGGTGAGACAGCAGATACTTTAGAAGCTTTAAAAATGGCAAAAAATGCAGGATTAAAATCACTAGTAGTATGTAATGTAGATAATTCATCTATGACAAGAGTTACTGATTATAAGATACTTACAAGAGCAGGAATTGAAAAAGGTGTTGCTTCAACAAAAGCTTTTTCAACACAAACAGTTGTTTTATGGATGTTAGCCTTATATTTTGCAAAAGAAAAAAATGTAATAGATAATGAAGTTTTACAAAATGAACTTCATGCTT includes the following:
- a CDS encoding YkgJ family cysteine cluster protein, coding for MKQFIDTSNDYFTFSSCETCEANCCDGRKGTVFSQIILSDFEEIYENYPILFIFGELGYLKPVIILTNGKDFCPHLKDFRCGIYEKRSSICRTYPLSANIDNKIYIDSLCPAVNKNNKDSLIVENSNVNKDFFVPILDNYQDKYIDTFHEFDKFNKKEDLEHCITIKGILFYKYNKESTNKYMKMHQESLIHLEKPYFKDLDF
- a CDS encoding chemotaxis protein CheC, whose translation is MNSISLNEDEKDCLQELMNIAYGSASSAIADIIDAFATLAIPNINIINVSELKPYLDKQLKNQEHFVSSQLINGDFQGENLFIIDRPSALNLSEEFDLINDENLSDEEICDIILEITNILSSTTISSLIKEMNSYASFSPPSITLINSASQLEDNLIEQYQQVIIISTELNFSEQNIYGHLLMLATDESILHIKRTINKILDEY
- the glmS gene encoding glutamine--fructose-6-phosphate transaminase (isomerizing); this translates as MCGIVGYIGKQNTKEILLDGLKELEYRGYDSAGIALLNQEKIDVYKALGKLNNLREKVDSNTNAYEIGIGHTRWATHGKPTELNAHPHLGEYSYVVHNGIIENYKELKEELIAKGHKFVSQTDTEVIVHLFENYQNELNDTTKAFHNTIERLEGAFSILLISKAAPKKVYFFKHGSPLIVAKGNEENEVLFASSDAPLIGLANDVVYLEDGIGGVASAENGIEFFCDDYSWSTLPSSKQYAQKDGFRFFMEKEIYEQSDVVSDCMLGRIKDNETFFDEIDASIIEGIKEIKICACGTSYHAGLTAAYLFERLSKVKCNVEIASEFRYKEPLLTDDTLFIVISQSGETADTLEALKMAKNAGLKSLVVCNVDNSSMTRVTDYKILTRAGIEKGVASTKAFSTQTVVLWMLALYFAKEKNVIDNEVLQNELHALREVPKSLIVNDKIHEKTKRLSKRYLHGHGFFFIGRDVFFPLALEGALKLKEISYLHAEGYPAGEMKHGPIALADPELFTIALMPQNLLYDKIKSNVEELSARDSTICAVSPLDFELADDFIKTEKTDHYMLEFFEMLVALQLLSMEISIRLGNDVDMPRNLAKSVTVE
- a CDS encoding inositol monophosphatase family protein yields the protein MINKIVEIVKEASLILKEGYYKNKDVNFKGKKDLVTKYDVAVENFLKERLSQEFKEFNIIAEESDNSNIEFNDSIIIDPIDGTTNFVNQVPHTCISLGVYKNKKPFIGVVYNPILDELYTAQVGQGAYLNGEKLEVSKENDFQKALLSTGFPYTSGTCEDDLNDVIKKIKDILPKCQDIRRLGSAAIDLCYVAKGTYEGYYEMNLKAWDVSAGLIILQEAGGKVSNIDGNEYTLFEDKYIVASNNHIHEDLIKNLNL